The segment AAAGCGGTGGAGCATTCGGCGGGAGAAGCGTGTGACAGACGGGACACCAACGAGGGTAGAGAAGCTGTAGAAGCGATTCGCAAGCCGTTGCCCGCCAGCCCTGTGACGGTGGCGGAGCAATGCGTCCTGCGGTGGGCCGTTTCATTGGTTTGCGGATCATAAGAGTATGGGAGCTTTTACGCTTTACACCTCCTCTGACTCTGACTCTTCTTCCTCCTCCCGCATCGCTTGGAGCACCTCCTGCAGCGCTTCGTACACTTCGCTCGGTTGGTACCCACGCCCCACGCCGTAGCGCATCATCTTGTCAAAGAGGGCGCGAGGCGTCCGTGCAGAGGTGCGACGCAGCTTGCTCTCGAGTAGCTCAGCGAGGGAGTAGTTGGGCTCCTCCTCTTCGATGATCTCAGGTAGTACCGCATCGATGATCTCCGTTGGCACCTCCTGCATACGCAGCGCTTGACGTATCTTGCGAGGACCCTGACTCATGTCGCGATAGCGTGTGCGGGCGTAGCTCTCGGCATAGCGTTGTGGGTCGTAGTAGCGACCCTCCTCAAGGAGCGTAAGGTACTCATCGATCTCGTCCGAGGGCACCTCCCGACGCATGAGGAAAAGGCGCAGATTGCGTGGCGACCGCTCGGCGCGTGCGCAGTAGTACTTAGCTTTGTTGAGTATCTCGGTGTCCATAGTGGTTCGTTTTTACTGAAAAGTGGCTTGTACAAAGCGCTCTCGACCGGTCAAGTCTGTGAGCACCTCTGACGAAATGGCTCCTGCCCGCTCGCAAAGTGTTGCTATCTCGTGTGCCAGCTTGTGATGCGTCTCGCAGTAGAGTGTGGGTGGTGCGTGAGGCGAGCGGATCTGAGGCACGAGCGCTGCAAGAGCACGGTAGTAGCGGAGCGGATCGGCATCTGGTACGAAGAGCGCCTCCTGAGGCTCTCCCTCGAGTACGTTGGGGCGCATCGTCGCCTTGTCGCATTCGGGAATGTACGGCGGATTGCTCACCAGAAGATCTATCGGGGGGAGCGTGGCGGGGAGGCTTTTTCCTAAGCTCCAATCGAAGAGGTCACCTCGCAAGAGCTGGACAGCGACACCCGTCTGACGAACGTTTTGCGCGGCATAGTATAGCGCTTGCTCCGACTGATCCATCGCATAGAGCTGCCAGTCGGGGCGGTGACTACCTATATAAATAGGTATGCAGGCGGAGCCACACCCCACGTCGAGGAGCCGCAACGGAGCCTCCGTGGCGGCGTGACGAGTGAGGATCAGTTCGCACAGCTCGGCCGTCTCGGGGCGTGGTATGAGCACTCCCCTACCGACTGTCAGGTCAAAAGAGCCAAAGGGCGCCACCCCTAAGATATACTGTATCGGCTCATCGTGCGCCAGTCGCTCGAGCGCCTGCCGTAGCCAAACGGCTTCAGTGTCGGACAATTGTCTAACTTTGCGGTCAAGCAGATAGTTCGTCTGACTGAGCTGTGTGATATGCTGTAGGAGCATCTCGCTCATAGCCCGACGCTCCCGCGCCTCGGCATAGTAAGCAGGCAGCGCCTCCGCTATCGCAAGAGCCGCCTCACTCAGCGTCATACCAGCAACTATCATAGCCTCACTCATTGTAGCGACCTTGACTTAGATGAAACATACAGCACCCTCAACCTCCCCATCAGACCAGATCTATATGCAGCGCTGCTTGCAACTTGCAGCCTTAGCGCAGGGACGCACCAGTCCCAATCCGATGGTAGGCTCGGTAATTGTCTACAAAGATAAGATTATTGGCGAAGGTTACCACCATTACGCCGGTGCGCCCCATGCCGAAGTGATGGCTTGGCGTAGCGTCCCCGAGGAGCTGCGTAGCGTTATCGGCAAGGCGACCTGGTACGTAAGCTTGGAGCCTTGCGCTCACTACGGTAAGACACCGCCCTGTGCAGAACTCCTTGCGAAGCTGCGACCCGCACGAGTGGTCATCGCTATGCTAGATCCCTTTGCCAAAGTAGATGGACGAGGTGTGGCACGACTTCGCGAAGCAGGCATCGAAGTCTCGATCGGTTGCTTGGAGCAAGAAGCGATAGCGCTCAACCGCCACTTCCTCGTAGCGCAGACCTTAGGGCGACCCTACGTCACGCTCAAGTGGGCCGAGAGTGCCGACCACTACATCGATCGTCTGCGTCACGATGCGAGTGAGGCGCCTTATACCTTTAGTTCGCCACTCCGCCAGCGCTCGGTGCATCGTCTGCGTTCGCTCCACGATGCTATCTTAGTGGGTCATCACACGGCCGAGCTGGACGACCCGCTGCTGACCAATCGATCGGGTAGTGGCGGTCAGCCGATCCGTCTCCTCTGGTGTCATAGCCGTCTGCCTCGTCCCGAGCTACGTATGCTGCAAGATGCCTCCGCACCAACGATCCTCTTGCTCCCGCCGGCTCTCCTAGAGCAAGTAACAGATGGGCAATACCCGCCACACGTCTCCTGTCTCGCTACGACTGGCGAAGTGCGCGACCTCCTCACGCTCCTGCATAGTCAGGGCATCGAGTCGCTCCTCGTTGAGGGAGGCGCACAGGTCCAGCAGCGTTTCCTCGATGCGGGTCTCTACGACGAGATCAACGTCGAGCATGCCCCCGTCGAGCTACACGAAGGCGTCCCCGCCCCTCACTTAGAGCGG is part of the Porphyromonas asaccharolytica DSM 20707 genome and harbors:
- a CDS encoding regulatory protein RecX, producing MDTEILNKAKYYCARAERSPRNLRLFLMRREVPSDEIDEYLTLLEEGRYYDPQRYAESYARTRYRDMSQGPRKIRQALRMQEVPTEIIDAVLPEIIEEEEPNYSLAELLESKLRRTSARTPRALFDKMMRYGVGRGYQPSEVYEALQEVLQAMREEEEESESEEV
- a CDS encoding N5-glutamine methyltransferase family protein; protein product: MSEAMIVAGMTLSEAALAIAEALPAYYAEARERRAMSEMLLQHITQLSQTNYLLDRKVRQLSDTEAVWLRQALERLAHDEPIQYILGVAPFGSFDLTVGRGVLIPRPETAELCELILTRHAATEAPLRLLDVGCGSACIPIYIGSHRPDWQLYAMDQSEQALYYAAQNVRQTGVAVQLLRGDLFDWSLGKSLPATLPPIDLLVSNPPYIPECDKATMRPNVLEGEPQEALFVPDADPLRYYRALAALVPQIRSPHAPPTLYCETHHKLAHEIATLCERAGAISSEVLTDLTGRERFVQATFQ
- the ribD gene encoding bifunctional diaminohydroxyphosphoribosylaminopyrimidine deaminase/5-amino-6-(5-phosphoribosylamino)uracil reductase RibD; the encoded protein is MKHTAPSTSPSDQIYMQRCLQLAALAQGRTSPNPMVGSVIVYKDKIIGEGYHHYAGAPHAEVMAWRSVPEELRSVIGKATWYVSLEPCAHYGKTPPCAELLAKLRPARVVIAMLDPFAKVDGRGVARLREAGIEVSIGCLEQEAIALNRHFLVAQTLGRPYVTLKWAESADHYIDRLRHDASEAPYTFSSPLRQRSVHRLRSLHDAILVGHHTAELDDPLLTNRSGSGGQPIRLLWCHSRLPRPELRMLQDASAPTILLLPPALLEQVTDGQYPPHVSCLATTGEVRDLLTLLHSQGIESLLVEGGAQVQQRFLDAGLYDEINVEHAPVELHEGVPAPHLERW